DNA sequence from the Thermococcus gammatolerans EJ3 genome:
GAGATGAGGAAGCCAGAATGAAGGCCTTTGAGAGCGCCATAACCTGGGGAAACTCGCGCGTAATCTCGTGGTGGCTCCCAAGGATTGAGGTTGTTCGAGAAGAACTCGCCTACAAGGTCTTCTGGCTCTATGAGAAGAATGGTGAGAGGTTAATCCTCGACAGCCTCGACGGAAGTGAGTACAGCCTTGATGTACTGACCGGGAAGGGAAGAAGAACCTGCGAGGGGCCGTTCTGCCGCTAATTTCGTCCTCCAAATTCCTCCGCCCACTTTTCATAGCGTTCAATGTCCTTCTTCGTCAGCGGGCTCTTGATCTTCTTGAACGCGATCTCAAAATCTTCCATCTCAAGCGGCCTGACCTTCAGCTGAAGGTCTTTGATTCCAGCACTGGAGAGTCTCTCTAAATCGGCCAGCTCTGGATTGACGTCCTCCAGCATGTGATGAATGGCCATACTGCAGAGGTTGGCTATCTCCCTTCCTGAGTACAGCCGTCTAACGCTTTCTTCTGCTATTGCCTCAAGGTCGAGCCTGCTCGTGTCCAGCCCCCGGGTGTGTATCCTCACTATTTCCCTGGCCGCTTCCTTGTCCGGTAACGGCACGTAAATCCTTACGGGGAACCTGCTGAGCAGAGCCTCGTCGAGGTCCCAGGGGGTGTTAGTTGCCACCAGTGTGAGCACGAATTTCTCTCCATCGCCTTTGAAACCATCTATCTCAGCCAGAAGGGTGGCGAGAGTTCTTCTCGTTGCCTCGTGGACATTCTCCCTTTTCAGGCTCAATGCATCAACCTCATCGATGAAAATTATGCTCGGTGCTTTTTCTTTTGCGACTCCATAGAGGACGCTTATCAGTTTCGATGACTCCCCATAGTATTTACTCAGAACGTCGCTGGCTTTGACGTTGAAGAAGGTTGCCTTCAGGCTTCCAGCGGCGGCGCTTGCGAGTAGCGTTTTGCCTGTCCCCGGTGGCCCAAAAAGAAGGATTCCTCTCCAAGGTTTTATTGCCTCGGGCTTCTTTGCGAAAGCTAGTGCGACGTTCTGAGCCAGAAGTTTTTTGACCTCGTGAAGCCCACCTATGTCATTCCACGTGACTGTTGAGGTGGATATGAGCCCTTCCACGTAGGTGCGGTACTCATCTTCTGAACCCGCTCCCCGAGTGTTGCCTTGGGGCACCGGGCTCGGAGGCCTTGCCTCAAGCTCCCGCGCAGCTTTCTCCCAGCTCTCCGCCTTTTCCAGGTAGAACTCCCTCTTCCCCGGGACTTTCTCGGCGAGAGCCTTAAGGATTCGAGCGCATTTAAGAGCATAGTCCCTCGCGGCTTCAGGATCACCCCTGCCGAGGGCCCTCTCGTACTTCCTCTTGAATTCCTCAAAAAGTGAGAGGTGGAGGGACTGCATATCAACCCCTCATCGCGTCTTCAATCTGTTTCAACCTGCTCTTCGGTTCCAGGTCTGAGGATGCTGAGGCCTCAAACAGCGAAGTTGCCTCCTCTATGGTCTCGGCGTCGAAGTCTCCGGTCAGTATGCTCTCGCTCGTCAGGTCGAGCATCGTGCTCAGAGCATCATCGAGCCCCTCGACCTTTGTCATTGCCTTCTCGAACTCAACCTGCATCTTGGCCACATCCTCCGCCCCGGGCCCCTCGGCTATGCTCTCAACGATGTCCCTGCTGAACTGGATGAAGTTGGCCGACACTTTCACGAGTTCCCTCTGGATCTCGGCCTCCTCCATGAGGAGGAGAAGCCTCTTTGCCTGCTTTATCCTCTCTTCCAGGGCGAGGTATTTCATGGCACTCCGTTTTAGGAGAGCCTCGTCGCCGAGCTTTGCGGCCTCCTTTCCCTGGAGGAAGACCTTTCTCTTCAGGTTTTCGAGGTTGTTGATGTACTGCTTAAGGGCCATCTTCGCCTTCCTCATTCTGACCTTGCGCTCGATATCCCTCTCCTCCTTGGACTTCCAGAACCGAACCACGCTATCACGCCCCGTTTTCCCTCTTTATGTTGTGAATCAACACCTTAAGTCTTTCTATGAAGTCGTCACTCACCGGAAGGTTCTCCTTGATGAGAAGCTCCACCGTGTTTATCGCATTGGTGAGATCGACAAGGTTCTGAACCGTGTAGAACTTGAGGTCGTTGAGGGTGTTCAAAAGCTCCGCCTTCCTGTTGAGCTCGGCATAAGCCAGAGCCAGCCTGCCGAGCGTCTCAACCACGAGCCTTCTGTTCCTCAGGGTCTCCTCAACTGTGGTGCTCCTCTTGAGAGCCTGAACGCTCTTTGAGAGGGTCTTCTTGAGCTCTTCGACTTCCTTTTCCAGCTCGGCCCTCTTTTTTTCCACTTCATCAAGCTTCTCCAAGTCTTTAAGAAACTCCTCAACACTCTGGTACCGCTCCTCCTTCCTCTTCGCGAGGAGCTTCTCGAAGATGCCGTCGTACTTGGCAAGCGCTGGATTAATCTTTGAGGGTGGCGTGAAGCGGTAGCTCTCATCTGTTATTTTGCCGAAGACTTCTTCGTAAGTGTAGCCTTCAAAAGGTAGTTTGCCGGTTAACAGCTCGTAGAAGGTAACGCCTAACTGCCAGATGTCGGTTCTCCAATCGGTATGCCCGTACTTGCCCGGCATCAGGTGTTCGGGGGAAGCGTAGAGAGGGGTGTATCCAAGGACGCTCCTGCCAGAGCTCATCGTCCCGAGCTTCGCCAGTCCCCAGTCGGTAATCTTTGGCGTTAAGTCACTCTTCAAGAGGATGTTGAGCGGTTTCAAATCGCGGTGGTAGATGCCTTTTGAATGTGCGTGTTTGAGGCCCTCAGCGATGCCTTTGATGAGTTTCAAAGCAGTCTTCTCGTCAACGGGCTTCGGATATCCTCCCAGATCCCTGACCGTTTTTCCATCGACGTTAACACCCTCAACGAACTCCATCTCAAGGTAGGGAACTGGCAGGATGTCAACGTCATACAAGCGAACGATGTTCGGATGGTCGAGTTGCAACCATGCCGTGATTTCTTTGAGGAATGTTTTGCTCGTCCTCTCATCAATGCGCGGGATTTTCAGGGCGACGATCTTTCCGTCTTTCTTTCTCCTGGCCTTGAATACTTTGGCGAAGCCACCTTCGCCTAGGAATTCGAGGGGCTCGTATTTATCCAAGAGCTCGGGCGGGAAGCCCGGGACTGGGATTTCTTGGTGGGCGTGCTTCCTCGCTGGCACCGCCAGTTCTTCAGGTCTTTTATCCTCTATCGGTGCCGGCTCTGGCTTCGGCTTCTCTCTGGATTTTCCGCCTCTAGCTTTCGCCATAACACCACCTACCAAGAGGAGTCCGATTAGTGCTCCTGCGATGTAGATTGGGTTAAAGTTTGAACCGCCTGAGGTTTGAGCTGGAGCAGGAGTTTCTGAAGTGAAGGCGGGAGGAGTTGTGGTAGTAGTTGTTGTAGTGGTTGATGTGGTTGTGATTCCTGAGGCTGTTGTGGTGCTTGAGGTTGGTGGGAGTAGGAGTACGAGGGAAGTACTCAACGTTTTCTTTTCTCCCGCTGTGATGGTCACGGTTTTCGTGTACTCCTTGTAACCATCCTTTTTGATCTTCACTTCATGCTCGCCCGGAGAAAGCTTGTAATTCGTTAGAGGGGTTGTTCCGACGTAATTACCATCAATGTAAACATCAGCCCCAGCGGGTTCTGAGGTAACGCTCAAGAATCCATAAGCTGGTGTCAGACTCGGAGAAAGTGTCTTACTCTCCCCGGGCGAGAGGGTTACCTTGAGCGTGTAATCCTGATAACCCTCCTTGGAGAGTTT
Encoded proteins:
- a CDS encoding ATP-binding protein, whose protein sequence is MQSLHLSLFEEFKRKYERALGRGDPEAARDYALKCARILKALAEKVPGKREFYLEKAESWEKAARELEARPPSPVPQGNTRGAGSEDEYRTYVEGLISTSTVTWNDIGGLHEVKKLLAQNVALAFAKKPEAIKPWRGILLFGPPGTGKTLLASAAAGSLKATFFNVKASDVLSKYYGESSKLISVLYGVAKEKAPSIIFIDEVDALSLKRENVHEATRRTLATLLAEIDGFKGDGEKFVLTLVATNTPWDLDEALLSRFPVRIYVPLPDKEAAREIVRIHTRGLDTSRLDLEAIAEESVRRLYSGREIANLCSMAIHHMLEDVNPELADLERLSSAGIKDLQLKVRPLEMEDFEIAFKKIKSPLTKKDIERYEKWAEEFGGRN
- a CDS encoding PEGA domain-containing protein; amino-acid sequence: MGEKRLIVKNNSGLYLITLLNVDMDMDKVTALVEVYNIAEKTNEHILLHEGERAYNSTLKGFDMRLDSVFVGIDDSTIARITFYLVDDMNLTTLGTLTFKSTPSGASVYLNGDYKGTTPLTLSLLPGNYSVRFSKNGYYDYTTKVAISAGEKKTITAVLTPEFGYLKITTEPPGANVYINDEYIGRTPISHYKLSTGAHTVILRMKNYESYVTNVTIHPGEETNLAITLTPLPSHLIINSVPSGSEVYVNGTYRGKTPLHLTIKPGTYNLRVSKEDHGEYTTTFMLQPNETKTLNITLTPNYAHLTIKSDPPGASIYINETYKGKTPLTVDLMMGTYSIKLSKEGYQDYTLKVTLSPGESKTLSPSLTPAYGFLSVTSEPAGADVYIDGNYVGTTPLTNYKLSPGEHEVKIKKDGYKEYTKTVTITAGEKKTLSTSLVLLLPPTSSTTTASGITTTSTTTTTTTTTPPAFTSETPAPAQTSGGSNFNPIYIAGALIGLLLVGGVMAKARGGKSREKPKPEPAPIEDKRPEELAVPARKHAHQEIPVPGFPPELLDKYEPLEFLGEGGFAKVFKARRKKDGKIVALKIPRIDERTSKTFLKEITAWLQLDHPNIVRLYDVDILPVPYLEMEFVEGVNVDGKTVRDLGGYPKPVDEKTALKLIKGIAEGLKHAHSKGIYHRDLKPLNILLKSDLTPKITDWGLAKLGTMSSGRSVLGYTPLYASPEHLMPGKYGHTDWRTDIWQLGVTFYELLTGKLPFEGYTYEEVFGKITDESYRFTPPSKINPALAKYDGIFEKLLAKRKEERYQSVEEFLKDLEKLDEVEKKRAELEKEVEELKKTLSKSVQALKRSTTVEETLRNRRLVVETLGRLALAYAELNRKAELLNTLNDLKFYTVQNLVDLTNAINTVELLIKENLPVSDDFIERLKVLIHNIKRENGA